ggattgtatgtaaggtggggcagtccccttagcagcctgaaatgccaacactagggccttgaaacggatgcgtgcggcaatgggaagccagtggaggccaatgagaagcggggtgacatgagccgacctgggctgattggtgatcaggcgggctgcagcattctggaccagctggaggggcttgatggcacacgctgggagaccggctaggagggagttgcagtaatccaggcgggaaatgacgagcgcctggactaggagctgggtggctttctcagtcaggagatgacggatacggcgtatattatacagaaagaacctgcaggttctggcagtggaggatacttgtggagccagggtgaggcagttatcaagagtcaccccaagattctttgccgtacgggaggaggaaactacaaagtcctcaacagtcaatgagaggtcgattgacggagaggacttagcagggatgtagagaagctcagttttggcaaggttgagcttcaggtgatgggaagtcatccacgcagagatatcagccaagcaggcagagatctgtgtggtgatttgggtgtcgggggggaaggaaatgaagagttgggtgtcatcagcgtaggagtgataagaaaagccgtgggaagagataacagaaccaagagacatggtgtatagcgagaagaggagaggcccaagaaccgagccctgcgggactccagttcgtaggggttgagggtcggagactgcgcccctccaagtcacctggtaggagcgaccagagaggtaggaggaaaaccaagcgagtgcagaacctgtgacacccatcccagacagcgatgagagcagaatctcatggttgactgtatcgaaggcggctgacaggtcgaggaagatgaggacagaggagagggattttgctttagcagagtggagtgcctcagtgaccgcgagcagggcggtttcagtggagtggccactcttgaagccagactggttggggtcatggagattgttgtggagaagataagtggacagttgggagcagaccgcctgttccagggttttagcgagaaagggaagaagagagacaggccggtagttgttcagggcagaggggtcaagagtaggttttttgaggaggggagtgactctggccctcttcagggaagagggcatggtgccggaagagagggaggtgttgattagagaggtgagaaaagggagaatgtcctcagatatagattgtaggagaggagaggggatggggtcaagaggacaggtggttgggcggtgggaagtaaggagtaaGGGTAAATGTGAAAGAGGTAATTTATTGAGcagtcagcaaattaaaaacaaggcaattggtttgAACAAAAAGCAGTATGTAGGGTTGTGCACCCATGGTGTAAGTACTGGACAATTTCTGCTGAGAAAGAAATAATTTTCGTCTGGAATATACCTGGTCGTGCCTGGTCATTATAAGCAGAGAAACTTCTATATACACGCTGTATAATGTGGTGGTGTAaagcaaaatactttttatACACTGTACAATTGTATTGCCAAACTCACAGTTAAGTGGGAAGTTTGTAATTGTACATTTCAGCTGTCAGCAACTTACTGATACATTGCATTGCtgtatgttttttgcagaaTGCCAACTCCTAAGAAAAGAATAGGTTCGTTTGACCCTCAGACTAAGAGAGGAAAGCTGGATCTGAAGGCTGCTGTTTTGCCCCTGAAGAGAAACCTTTCAACTTCTGTGAAACAGACAAAGCTTCGGAGAGGCCCTACTCAGGGAAGGATTTATGTTGCACCCCAAGCCAGGAAGATGCCTACACCCCTGCAGAATGATacaaaaaacacagcaaaaccCATTCGCTGCTCAACCAGAGTGAGATCAGTCCAAAAGACAGTGATCAAGAGCCAACCAAAAATGGTTGTCCAAACAGCAAAGGGGAAGAAGATGATCAATGCCTCAAGGACGCGTTCATGCACACGAGGAGGACTATCAAATCAGTTTCCTAACAACACTTCCATAATTCAGCCAGCAAAAAACAGAAACGCTGGTTTAAGGAAGGCAAGGGTAAATAAAACTAAGGAATTGGGCCCCTCTGCTTTAGTGCCTTCAAGGGGCAGTGCTTCTTTTGGGGAAGTAGGGATCAGAAAGCAGCCACAGAGAGCAGAGGCTGCCCCTTCTAGAACTCAAGGTAATAGAGAGCTCCCTTCTCATGGGACCAGAGGCCGTAAGAGAGCTAGATCCTGCAGCCCAACAGAGCAAAATACAACTTTGGTTGGTCCCTCCGGCATGGCGAAGCCTGTTACTCTTAGTTCAGTCCAGTCAGACCACAATTATGGTAGACCTGCAGAGTCAAGCTGTAAAATCCAGATGACAAGCCAGAGAGAAATACTTTTCAAGAAAGGACCTAAGAATCAGGCTGCTATAAAGACAAAAAACCAACAAGCCTTGAGGAGGAGACGCTGTTCCACTGAGCATCTTCAGGAGACTTCTATGTCCAGTCCTCAGACCAGCAAAAAGAGCCGAAGTGCCCTAGATTGGCAGGGAGAACTCTTCTCTGGCTCAAAGGACAGTGTCGACATTTGCCAAGGAGTCAAACGGTGCATAAAAAAGTCCCCTCCACCTTTGGAAGCACTTTTCAAAGTCATTAAGGAGTCTAACCTTTACAAACCTTCTTTGACTGGAAAAGAGGGTTCAGGTGCATCAGAAATTGAAGGAGTGCACAGGCGTTGCATCCCTGCTGATTTGGAGAACTTTAAAAAGGACACAGAAATATGTGATACCCCACAGACATTAAGAGTAGAGGATGCAAAAATGGGAAATTGTCCTGTGAATTTAGGTACTTCAGAAGCTGTATTTGGCAATCTGTTTGTAGAAAATGGTTGCATTTTAGCTGCACATCATGAATCAGAGGACAAGAGTGCTTTGGAAGAACAGTCCAAAGTGAGCATTCAATTGTGCAATCCCCTGAACACTGAGATGCATGTGCAGGATCAACCTCTTCCAACATCACTGGAAATGAGAGCTGTATCTGTCAAAACCAATGTGATTAACCTTGCAGAGATGGAAGATAAGCTAATGGCCAAAGGCAGGCCTGCTCCTCCCAAGAAGCAGGAGATGAACCCCCAAGCCAGGACTAAGGCCCGGCTAGCTGCACTAGCTGAGGAAAAGGCCGCTGCAGCAAAGGAAGCAGCTACTAAGCAACTGAATCTCCTGGCCCTGTGTGAAGAAATTGCTGAGGACATTGCATCAGACACATCTGAGCTGAAGGAGGGGAAAGAAGAACAGTATACAATGTCTGACCGTCCTAGTAATCCAAAGGCAATTCTGTTGAAGCACAAGGAGCAAGATGATAGCATCCCAACATCTTCTGTCTGTGACAATACCACTCCACCCTCTATTGAGGCCCAAAAAGTGATTCCCATGAGAATAGAGGAGCCAAAAAAGCGCTTCTTCCTGAGTCAAATCACAGTGCCTTTGAAATCCAATGAGAGAAAGAAGCTGACTCGCTTTCAGAGGCTGCGCCAGACCGAACTTCAACGGGAAAAACTGACGTGGACCAGAATGAAAAAGCTGAAGACCGAGCAGACAAATTGGAGACTCTCCAATGATGGAGAAGTGGCGCCAAATGTCATTCTTGCTGCTCCCCCCTTGAGTCCTGCTCCATGCTTAGCGACTACCTGGAAGGAGACCAAAAAAATGGAAAGTGTAAACAAGAGACAACTGCCAGCAGTGGCACCGTCTATGCCAAATGGTGTCACTGTTCAGAATACCAGGCCAGTGGTAGAATACAAACTCTATACACCCAGGCCCAAGTATTCGCCTGATGATTTTGTGCTAGATGGAGTGGATGAGGAGCCAAAACGCATCCCTATAAAACTAATgtatcagaaaataaatgtactggCTGGTCCGAATTGTGTTGAAGATGTGGTAAGCCAAAATCTTGTTTCCCATTTTTCTCAGCATGTATTTTTAACCAACAATCAGAattattttctgcttttttctgTCGTGTTGGTAATATTTGAAAAGGATTGCATTTCTTTATAACTGGTGTGTAAATGTTTGAGCTGCTTAAACTGTTCACTTCTTCTCTTTCATTTGTAGAGCTGTGTGGGACCggtctcttcccctccctccataGCGTCACCTTCAGCTACACCAGGCAAAGGACCATGTAATCTGCAAGGCGCTGGTATGGGGTCTTTTGTTTTCCATTCAAACCAATgggtgtttttcattttaaatgttagcTATCTATGTTTGAAATTAAGCTACAGTAGAATCTCAGAAAAGCGAAAAGTCCAGTCAACTGAACAGTGTATGGAATTGGAAATATAACATTAATATAAAGTGATGACTGCAAAACGCAAACGATTAAGACTATTAATTATGGTTATCGTGGTGTCCACCAAGTacaatatatatgtttatttgcattaggTGTCCTATATTTGTGGTCCACGAGCACATTTTCGCACCTTTCACTGAGAGTTGTGAATGACCCACTTTTAGGTTTTAATTTTATGTAACAGCTGTTTCATTTCTGCTGTGTTATTGTTCATGTGTAAATACTTGGAATTtgatttcttcatttatttccaaGTCAATGACACTTTGTGAATGAATATACCATTCTTATTTATCTGccgtttttattcatttttattaaaatagacCGGTAGCCTATttgatttcacattttgttcaaTTAAAGACTGTATTTTTGCAACGGCACTTTATTCTTCACTTTTCTACTGTTCTGATTGCCATCTTATCTCTGCTTCGttattgtgtgtttgtaaataGTTTGAATTAGATTCTTATTTAGCCTATATAATTCCATGTCAACAAGATTTCACAAGAATCGTTTTCTTCTATTATGtcagaaaacatgttttatgaAAATATCTGAAATCTGAGGTTTTCTATCGGAAAGGATAAAAGACAAAATTTAAAACAATATGTAATTGAAATGGTAATGAATTATTGAATCTTGTATCTTGATTAAATCTCACACTCCTTCGGCAGTTCAaattcttaaaatacattttaatgtatagGTCAGATAAGTCAATAACCAATATTAAAAAGTTCATGTTCTATGAACGCATCACGCTTATGGCTATGGCCAATGCAAGCGGCAACTTGGACTTTCCTTTTACTTACCTCTGGTGTCCATCCACAAGTATGCAAACCCTTGTTGCTTTGCCAACATACAATTTCTGATTTGCCAATATTCCACATTTGCGAATTTAGCCTATTGTTGGTTATTTCGTTGTACTTTATATGACAGTTACTGTtagaactgaaataaatattacattttgtaaaattGGTGTGCGGTTTGCCGAGGTCGGTCAGTAGTTCCGTGATTGCTATCAGAGTGGCTGGACTCTTCTTCCCGCTGAGTGGTTAGGGTTTGGGAGTGAGAACCATGAACCCTATGCCTAGGGGGCGTTGGTGAGGACTCCCTACGAGGTTCCCGATAAGATAACTGATTCCCTACCATGCAGGGAATCCGAATCGCGATACGGCATTTCTGCCTTCCTGTTTCTGGTGAAGCAGAAACAGGGCGTGGAGATGAGGTTGCAAAGCGGGTTGCAGCCCCATATTCATTTTGTCCCCTCTAGGGGGCCATGAAGGAGATGTAAAGTGCGATATGTGTgggtcagcctgctctccatcaaggtatcctCACAGATCTGACAACTGTTACAGCCATGTATTATGTCTGCTGTATGTCTAACAACATATGTTCACCACTGGGCATATTGTTTTAGATTCTAACCTTAAAGAATTAATCTTAAGAgtaatgcactgtaaagtgtattggtaATTTCGCATATTAAAGTTAGCggcaatatatttattttacacttttCTAAAGCAAAATGGCTTTTCCAAACATGTGTCCTATTTGAGACCACATATCTTcgtatcactctttcaacatagcttgcccacaaactGTACATAGCATACAATTCTTAGACTGGTATGATTAATTTGTAGatcctgcattaaagtgtatattgtagagtatatagagtgtatattgctatgatctAATTTGTATaagcctacagtatgtacatatatgggcatatacataattattaacaTTTGACCAAAAGTAACTGACCAAATATAATCATGGCTAACtactatgcacacacaaaccacttTGATTCTCTAGGAGTAAGTTATAATTTATTTgttgaatttatcaaaataataatatgctgccatgttaatTGCCCATTGCTTCGGATaaagagctatataaatgccgaccatttaccatttcaattatatgtatataattgGGTAttcttgttctgcacaaactgaatataagcTACAGGGCTACTGCATGTTGTCAAAGTTCTGTGCTGTCCTTGATGGAGATCAGGCTGATttgcgttagggctgatcaatttaatttaatattttattgattcctggtataaaagataaaagttatTATTTTAGAGGAAGCTCAGTTAAAGGAGACTTCGGGGAAATTTGATGGATGCTTTTAAATCGATTAAAGGGTTTAACAAAGTGAACTTCAGGAGATTCGGTTATCAGAATGTGGGGGCATTAAAGGAAATTCCACATTAGAACATATTTTGTCTCACAgacttaaatttttttttatttttatgaagctTTAGGTAcagtttagtggtaggaaaatgaGAGAATTCattggctgaatggcctgttcttgtcattatgttaaGGAAAAGTTGCGACCCCTCCTTGATACAATAGTTTGGTTCAGTTCTTGTGGAATTTTAAAGACTTACATCAGGGCTGCCAaatccagttcctggagatctaccatcctctatgttttcacttcaaccctaatgtgacacacctgattctactaattaggagctcaacaagctggtgaatatgatgtgctttattagggttggaatgaaaacctacaggacggtagttctccagaaatggggttgggcagccctggtataAATGATATCTGATTGACTGTCAAAATAAGTAAGATTACGATTAcgattcatatttatattttagcagGGACTGTGATTGGACATTTTAATCCTAATGTTTGGACAATTCACAGATAATTATAACAATGCGGATTagaataatgacaataataataataataataatacataatacatcaTACATAATTTTATACTGCTGAATATTTACTGGGTAAGGAAATTCCCGTAAAAGGTTGGACAGCGGGCCTTAttgtttacagcagggctgcccatccCCATTTCTGgaaatctaccatcctgtaggttttcattccaaccctaataaagcacatcaTATTCACCAGCCTGTTGAGctcctaattagtagaatcaggtgtgtcacattagggttgaagtgaaaacatagaggatgatagatctccaggaactggattgggcagccctgatttaCATGAACCATTCCAAATGTTGCCCCTTTTCTATTTGTAGCACTTCATTTACGAAATAAAGGTATAAATGATAAgtaaataattactttttttgtggaaaagaaACCATTCATCCacttgctttttctttttctccctatTTGGAATGCTACTGAGTATGTGTTATTCCGTACCAGAAAAATATAATCTGCTAGTATACAATTCTTGACTGTGGAGCTGGTCTCTGCATTGAGTGCTATTTCAGCATTGCAGTAATGCCAAGAATACAAACTtaaatctttttgtttttctttagaaCCAGAACAGCAACCCTCGGCACAAGCAGAGCACATCAAAAAGGACAATTCTGGCCAGTAAGTCTttcctttgttgttttttacagAATAAATCTTTTTGAAATTGTTAATAATTGGTAGGTATGAAGCTCAATTCATAACATTGTATATTTTGTGGCAGTTTTGTGCGACAAATTAAAATTTAATGGactgaatgcattttcatgAATAGAATGAACAttgtggtggcacggatggtgcagtgggtagcactgctgcctcacagcaaggaggtcctgggttcgaatccccgtcggccagggcctctctgtgcggagtttgcatgttctccccgtgtctgcgtgggtttcctccgggtactccggattcctcccacagtccaaagacatgcatgttaggctgattggagagtctaaattgcccataggtatgagtgtgtgagtgaatggtgtgtgtgccctgtgatggactggcgacctgtccagagtgtattcctgcctttcgcccaatgtatgctgggataggctccagcccccctgtgaccctgttcaggataagcgggttaagataatggatggatggatggaatgaacaTTGTGTGCGTGGCATGAAATTTAGTCTAAACAAGTtgtcacaaatgtaaaaaactgtTAAATAAGCAGATGATGTATACAGTTGGAGCCAAATATAATTAATACTGAGTTGTGGAATTCCATGGTAAGTTATCCATCCACAGCTTTGCTGGATTTTTGCAGTAACTGTTTGAACCATTTCACTGCATATACTATAGCTAGTGTATCACAATCATTCCCTGAATGCAGTTGTCCATGATTTCCCCGTTTTTAGTGCTTTCTTCCATTATTTTTTGGATGGTTGCAGCTGGATCTGTATCGCcgactgtactgtatgcatacTATAGGCATTTTAGGCATTGTCTATTGCTGGAAGAAACTGGAAGAAACGATGTGTGTGATTAAATTCAATGCATTTAGTCCTGCATTTGTTCATATTGTGGCAACTGCACTTGTTACTGTTGCGCATAATTTCCCGTTTCTTTACATTAGATCTATTAACGTAGTATTAAAACATTAattgattttcagtttttcatgattttcaattatctgtctatctattacttgtggttaaagtgcagattctcagatttttttggtttcaccatgtagataTGTCAGCTCTTTTTATACAATGGCCACTATTGCAGGGCATCATGTCTGGGATGTTTCAttatttgttgcatatcctttgcagtcaatgacttcttgaagtctgtgacctttAGACATCACCAAGTGCTCAGTATCGTCTctagtgatgctctgccaggctggTGTTGCAGCCATTCTCAGCTCCTGTTTTGGGGGCTAGTTGCCTTTGCATGAAACGCATGTTCAATTGGTCAGTCAAGATTGAgttttttgttgctttaacaggatgtttgggatcattgtcttgctgtaggattTTTGCAATTTTTCTCAGCTACAGTAAACGAGGGCGACCAAAAAGGCCAGCTAGCTCGGCATACATGAACAGAAAATTCAGCTAAATCACCagtttattaggctagtcataaacaccaacaaagtgagttcactaggctagccagctagctcctAGCTACATAATAAAATGACAGTGACAATGTTAataccagctagctagctagctgtctgGCTGATGTGGGATCTATCTCATTAACATCACACATGAGAGAACATTCCATCTCGCTCGGAAAGGTAACTTATTATGCAAATACCATGTTGATGGCTGACAATTGGTGTCTAGATTTGACTAGAAATGCTTTTCAGACAGCAGAATTATCATTGAAATTGAGAAGAATGAAGCTAACTATACTTTTAAATCTTGTGTTTTTATGCATGCTCTTTTTGTAAGTAAGagaataagcaattggaatgaaaCACTGATATAAGTCAGCTGGTGCTTTGTTATATTATTAGCTAGTTTTTTGCCacaactgaaaaaaactgcCTTAAAGAGATATATTTCAGTTGAACAAGCCAGCCAGTGGGCATACACTCTGCAAATTGGCTTAGgttaagcaggtgtgggtttgtactgtcaataaataaataaaagtatttttttgtttcaaatggaaaatgtaataatattctGACAGCAAACTAATGAGCGAATCAAATTGTGTTCACATACATGACATTTGTATGCACATTTGTGTTTTGTCCAAACTTTCAgtagttttcttttgtttctatGGCAGCCATGCTGTGTCTCCTGACACAGCCGACTCCTGTTCTGGAAGCAGCTTCTCTGACACCCATATGCACAAAGAGATCAAGAGGCTGAAGAATGCGGATAAAGGCGGACAAGCCATGACTGTGAGAATTGTGAAAAATGCTGTCAAACAAATATGAGCTTCAAAATATGACTATTTCAGCCATGGCAATTAATTCAGTGCTTTGGCGTGGGAAaataactttattattatttaataaaatgaatgccATGAATATCATTAGAAGAAGCTCTGGAGTTTATTCTGGAGAATTGAGGTAATGTTTACAACTGTTTGTGTCTTTTGTACAGGACCCAGATCAAAAGCACTTTGGCACAGTGACATGCAGTGTTTGTGGCATGTTCTACTCTGCTGCCAACCCTGAGGATGAGTCCCAGCACCTGCTATTCCACAACCAGTTTATCAGTGCTGTCAGATATGTGGTGAGAAAGGGGATGGCCCTAGAACCTGGACTTTTTTACATGCATAAATAACTTCCCAAATGCAGAAACCTATTAACATAATCTCACACAAACAGTTGTGTGAGATAAACCGTCCACACCCCACCCTCtggcgggctgaggaagagtgacatgccttcttcaagacgtctcaTCTCTGTAATCCTgtccgtgattccgaggcgtcCGAGCTGCTTATTGTGTGgtgatcagctaaccctgccgaGACCTctggcgagccaattatgccgctccatgtgagctggccaaacttggcttttggcaggactagGAATTGAACCCTGGTccctggtgtgcaactgcagcgaactgcaaccgcaagtctgctgcatcttagcctgttgcaccaccacgGCCCTTCTTGGACATAATTTGTATCttcttttatatattatttttagggATGGAAGAaggagaggattctgggagaaTATCCTGATGGCAAGATCATCTTGGTCCTTCCAGATGACCCGAAATACGCTCTGAAGAAGGTGCATCCCTTTCTTGATTGGTGGTATTGGAGGGTATACAGATGCATTTAGAAAA
The sequence above is a segment of the Conger conger chromosome 4, fConCon1.1, whole genome shotgun sequence genome. Coding sequences within it:
- the esco1 gene encoding N-acetyltransferase ESCO1 isoform X2; amino-acid sequence: MPTPKKRIGSFDPQTKRGKLDLKAAVLPLKRNLSTSVKQTKLRRGPTQGRIYVAPQARKMPTPLQNDTKNTAKPIRCSTRVRSVQKTVIKSQPKMVVQTAKGKKMINASRTRSCTRGGLSNQFPNNTSIIQPAKNRNAGLRKARVNKTKELGPSALVPSRGSASFGEVGIRKQPQRAEAAPSRTQGNRELPSHGTRGRKRARSCSPTEQNTTLVGPSGMAKPVTLSSVQSDHNYGRPAESSCKIQMTSQREILFKKGPKNQAAIKTKNQQALRRRRCSTEHLQETSMSSPQTSKKSRSALDWQGELFSGSKDSVDICQGVKRCIKKSPPPLEALFKVIKESNLYKPSLTGKEGSGASEIEGVHRRCIPADLENFKKDTEICDTPQTLRVEDAKMGNCPVNLGTSEAVFGNLFVENGCILAAHHESEDKSALEEQSKVSIQLCNPLNTEMHVQDQPLPTSLEMRAVSVKTNVINLAEMEDKLMAKGRPAPPKKQEMNPQARTKARLAALAEEKAAAAKEAATKQLNLLALCEEIAEDIASDTSELKEGKEEQYTMSDRPSNPKAILLKHKEQDDSIPTSSVCDNTTPPSIEAQKVIPMRIEEPKKRFFLSQITVPLKSNERKKLTRFQRLRQTELQREKLTWTRMKKLKTEQTNWRLSNDGEVAPNVILAAPPLSPAPCLATTWKETKKMESVNKRQLPAVAPSMPNGVTVQNTRPVVEYKLYTPRPKYSPDDFVLDGVDEEPKRIPIKLMYQKINVLAGPNCVEDVSCVGPVSSPPSIASPSATPGKGPCNLQGAEPEQQPSAQAEHIKKDNSGHHAVSPDTADSCSGSSFSDTHMHKEIKRLKNADKGGQAMTDPDQKHFGTVTCSVCGMFYSAANPEDESQHLLFHNQFISAVRYVGWKKERILGEYPDGKIILVLPDDPKYALKKVEEIHEMVDRDLGFQQVDTKCPSQTKTFLFISNDKKVVGCLIAEHIQEGFRVIEEVTPEGSEGEKVMFEQQRAWCCSTVPEPAVCGISRIWVFSMMRRKGIASRMIECLRNNFIYGSHLSKEEIAFSDPTPDGKLFAAHYCGTSQFLVYNFVSGTLSARPSPDVM
- the esco1 gene encoding N-acetyltransferase ESCO1 isoform X1, whose protein sequence is MLYSDEQTLLTSQNRNTKMPTPKKRIGSFDPQTKRGKLDLKAAVLPLKRNLSTSVKQTKLRRGPTQGRIYVAPQARKMPTPLQNDTKNTAKPIRCSTRVRSVQKTVIKSQPKMVVQTAKGKKMINASRTRSCTRGGLSNQFPNNTSIIQPAKNRNAGLRKARVNKTKELGPSALVPSRGSASFGEVGIRKQPQRAEAAPSRTQGNRELPSHGTRGRKRARSCSPTEQNTTLVGPSGMAKPVTLSSVQSDHNYGRPAESSCKIQMTSQREILFKKGPKNQAAIKTKNQQALRRRRCSTEHLQETSMSSPQTSKKSRSALDWQGELFSGSKDSVDICQGVKRCIKKSPPPLEALFKVIKESNLYKPSLTGKEGSGASEIEGVHRRCIPADLENFKKDTEICDTPQTLRVEDAKMGNCPVNLGTSEAVFGNLFVENGCILAAHHESEDKSALEEQSKVSIQLCNPLNTEMHVQDQPLPTSLEMRAVSVKTNVINLAEMEDKLMAKGRPAPPKKQEMNPQARTKARLAALAEEKAAAAKEAATKQLNLLALCEEIAEDIASDTSELKEGKEEQYTMSDRPSNPKAILLKHKEQDDSIPTSSVCDNTTPPSIEAQKVIPMRIEEPKKRFFLSQITVPLKSNERKKLTRFQRLRQTELQREKLTWTRMKKLKTEQTNWRLSNDGEVAPNVILAAPPLSPAPCLATTWKETKKMESVNKRQLPAVAPSMPNGVTVQNTRPVVEYKLYTPRPKYSPDDFVLDGVDEEPKRIPIKLMYQKINVLAGPNCVEDVSCVGPVSSPPSIASPSATPGKGPCNLQGAEPEQQPSAQAEHIKKDNSGHHAVSPDTADSCSGSSFSDTHMHKEIKRLKNADKGGQAMTDPDQKHFGTVTCSVCGMFYSAANPEDESQHLLFHNQFISAVRYVGWKKERILGEYPDGKIILVLPDDPKYALKKVEEIHEMVDRDLGFQQVDTKCPSQTKTFLFISNDKKVVGCLIAEHIQEGFRVIEEVTPEGSEGEKVMFEQQRAWCCSTVPEPAVCGISRIWVFSMMRRKGIASRMIECLRNNFIYGSHLSKEEIAFSDPTPDGKLFAAHYCGTSQFLVYNFVSGTLSARPSPDVM